The Oncorhynchus clarkii lewisi isolate Uvic-CL-2024 chromosome 29, UVic_Ocla_1.0, whole genome shotgun sequence genome contains a region encoding:
- the LOC139388102 gene encoding GTPase IMAP family member 7-like: MASPSTTNPVGKDEDTDKQTPARRRNSKGEGPNMSMTRIVLVGKTGAGKSSSGNTILGRRAFRDDRSSSSVTKECCKETEDMAGRQVWLVDTPGLFDTSHSDSYLETEISKCINMTSPGPHAIVLVINMGPFTEEEQNAVKKIRALFGEEAERYTMILFTHGDELDDGGIERYVHEGQKDLKRLIDQCGGRYHVFDNTKVENRGQVLDFFEKIDHMAAVNGQDHYTNNMYEEVERTLSTREEELRKHYEEELRKLQDQEKKLPPRYQEEMKKLQSKIKALKQSTEEEEKKLKELQLLDQNKIWRIMEHKRYYERKLRAVREEAELIQDNNGMSTEVYKKLQDLRL; encoded by the exons ATGGCTTCACCAAGCACAACAAACCCCG TGGGGAAGGATgaagacacagacaaacagactccGGCTAGAAGAAGAAACTCCAAAGGTGAAGGTCCAAACA TGTCCATGACCAGGATTGTGCTGGTGGGGAAGACAGGCGCTGGAAAAAGCTCTTCGGGAAACACAATCCTGGGGAGGAGAGCTTTTAGAGATGATAGATCTAGCTCTTCTGTAACTAAGGAGTGTTGTAAGGAGACAGAAGATATGGCAGGGAGACAGGTCTGGCTAGTGGACACACCAGGATTATTTGACACAAGCCACTCTGACAGTTACTTAGAGACAGAGATCAGTAAATGTATCAACATGACTTCACCTGGTCCCCACGCAATTGTATTGGTCATAAACATGGGGCCTTTCACAGAAGAGGAACAGAACGCGGTTAAGAAAATCAGGGCGCTGTTTGGAGAAGAAGCTGAAAGGTATACCATGATCCTCTTCACCCATGGAGATGAGTTGGATGACGGCGGCATTGAGCGGTATGTCCATGAAGGACAGAAGGACCTCAAGAGACTTATTGACCAGTGTGGTGGAAGGTACCATGTTTTTGACAACACCAAGGTGGAAAACAGGGGACAAGTGCTGGATTTCTTTGAGAAAATTGACCACATGGCTGCAGTAAATGGCCAAGACCATTACACCAACAACATGTACGAGGAGGTGGAGAGAACGCTTAGCACCAGGGAAGAAGAGTTGAGGAAGCACTATGAAGAAGAACTGCGGAAGCTACAAGACCAAGAGAAGAAACTGCCTCCCAGATACCAGGAGGAAATGAAGAAACTACAGAGTAAAATTAAGGCACTGAAACAGTCaacggaggaggaagagaagaaacTTAAAGAACTACAACTCCTGGATCAAAACAAAATCTGGCGAATCATGGAACACAAGCGTTACTATGAGAGGAAGTTGAGGGCTGTGAGGGAGGAAGCAGAGTTAATCCAAGATAACAATGGAATGTCCACAGAGGTTTATAAAAAGTTACAGGATCTCCGTCTCTGA